One region of Chlorobiota bacterium genomic DNA includes:
- a CDS encoding DUF393 domain-containing protein — MIHHDGKNHLLFDGDCGICTWLATNLCPKMARPGAYSIQPYFSHSEEELKKYGITYDDCDKRLYVITKSGKVFGGAFGVNWFLLTSPPWTLLALPFILLPPLLLLQVIAYKLVAINRHHISRWFGLNACKVR; from the coding sequence ATGATTCATCACGACGGAAAGAACCATTTGCTGTTCGATGGCGATTGCGGCATCTGCACGTGGTTGGCCACAAACCTTTGCCCCAAAATGGCACGCCCGGGGGCGTACAGCATCCAACCCTACTTCTCCCACAGCGAAGAAGAACTAAAAAAATATGGTATCACCTACGATGACTGCGACAAGCGGCTGTATGTCATCACCAAATCGGGGAAGGTTTTTGGCGGGGCGTTTGGGGTGAACTGGTTCCTGCTGACCTCACCCCCGTGGACGCTGCTGGCGCTTCCGTTTATCCTGCTTCCGCCGCTGCTTCTGCTGCAAGTGATTGCCTACAAACTGGTGGCCATCAACCGCCACCACATCTCACGCTGGTTCGGGTTGAATGCTTGCAAGGTGCGATAA
- a CDS encoding isoprenylcysteine carboxylmethyltransferase family protein, which translates to MFVRPAWRGNPILGRWARQLRNPRHRNRRGLAIGGFGPFAYVRNPLYVGNILLYTGFGIMANLWWLVVITLLWFLFQYHLIVSREEEFLAKKFGPEYEKFRQHVPRFLPRFTPYQGDRSTTIHWTTAFRSERRTFQAFGIALALMVARWGLLQ; encoded by the coding sequence ATGTTTGTGCGCCCTGCTTGGCGAGGCAATCCGATTCTGGGGCGTTGGGCACGCCAGCTACGAAACCCGCGTCACCGAAACCGTCGGGGCCTCGCGATTGGTGGTTTCGGGCCGTTTGCCTACGTCCGGAACCCGCTGTACGTGGGGAATATCCTCCTCTACACCGGATTTGGGATCATGGCAAACCTTTGGTGGCTGGTGGTGATAACCCTCCTCTGGTTCCTGTTCCAATACCACCTGATCGTCTCACGCGAGGAAGAATTTTTGGCGAAGAAGTTCGGGCCGGAGTATGAGAAATTCCGCCAGCACGTCCCCCGGTTCCTCCCCCGATTTACCCCGTATCAGGGGGACCGCTCCACCACCATCCATTGGACCACCGCGTTCCGCAGCGAGCGGCGAACCTTCCAGGCGTTTGGCATTGCGCTGGCGCTGATGGTGGCCCGCTGGGGGCTGCTTCAGTAG
- a CDS encoding proline dehydrogenase family protein — protein sequence MKLFDSLISALLPFTPKPMVRVVAKKYIAGETLNDAMATVARLNGEETMATVDVLGEFVKNPDVARQETNNNIAVLEEMARRGLDANLSVKLTSLGLDIDKEFCWENVRRVVGAAARTGNFVRIDMENSPYTDSTIELARRARAEFPGHVGIVLQAYLRRTQQDIRQLAAEGMHFRLCKGIYVESETIAFKGREEVQQNYLDCLNLILDHGCYVGIATHDDVLIDGARKIIAERKLDRHQYEFQMLLGVRDPKRRELIGQGHRLRVYVPFGRDWYGYSIRRLKENPSIAGHVFKAIFTGD from the coding sequence ATGAAACTGTTCGACTCCCTTATTTCCGCTCTCCTTCCCTTCACCCCCAAGCCCATGGTTCGCGTGGTCGCCAAAAAGTACATTGCTGGCGAGACGCTGAACGACGCAATGGCCACCGTTGCACGGCTGAACGGTGAAGAAACAATGGCCACGGTGGATGTGCTGGGGGAGTTCGTCAAGAACCCTGACGTTGCACGCCAGGAGACCAACAACAACATTGCCGTGCTGGAGGAAATGGCCCGCCGCGGCCTTGATGCCAACCTTTCGGTGAAGCTCACCTCGTTGGGGTTGGACATTGACAAGGAGTTTTGCTGGGAGAACGTGCGCCGCGTTGTGGGGGCCGCCGCCCGCACCGGCAACTTCGTCCGCATTGACATGGAGAACAGCCCCTACACCGACAGCACCATCGAGCTTGCGCGGCGGGCGCGGGCCGAGTTCCCGGGTCATGTTGGAATCGTCCTGCAAGCATATCTGCGGCGCACCCAGCAGGACATCCGCCAGCTTGCCGCCGAAGGGATGCACTTCCGGCTTTGCAAAGGGATTTACGTGGAGTCGGAAACGATTGCATTTAAGGGACGTGAGGAAGTCCAGCAGAACTATCTGGACTGCTTGAACTTGATCCTCGATCATGGTTGCTACGTTGGCATCGCAACCCACGACGACGTGCTGATTGACGGCGCGCGGAAGATCATCGCCGAACGGAAGCTGGACCGCCATCAGTATGAATTCCAGATGCTGCTGGGGGTGCGGGACCCCAAACGTCGCGAGCTTATCGGCCAGGGTCACCGCCTGCGGGTGTACGTCCCGTTCGGTCGCGACTGGTACGGCTACTCCATCCGCCGCCTGAAGGAAAATCCATCCATCGCCGGCCACGTCTTCAAAGCAATTTTCACCGGGGATTAA
- a CDS encoding RecX family transcriptional regulator: protein MDTTPITIADILPQRSRTQPRRIRLSDGFTFPISDDTIVRFGLAKGVVVSQEQIEQIRGAEEAFQAKQAVLTICGRRLRSKKELQEKLREKEFRAEAIDAALAFAAEYGYLDDRNFAQAFVRDQLLRRPLGRQRLQLELQRRGVAKHDIDDALSAVFSDSDQELQLAIAAARKKLSTLRATDPQKRERSLANFLATRGFGWEVVRKVMEELK, encoded by the coding sequence ATGGACACCACGCCGATTACCATTGCCGACATCCTTCCCCAGCGGAGCCGAACGCAGCCCCGGCGCATCCGCCTTTCCGACGGCTTCACCTTTCCAATCAGCGACGACACCATCGTCCGGTTTGGGCTGGCAAAAGGGGTGGTGGTTTCGCAAGAACAGATCGAGCAGATTCGGGGTGCCGAAGAAGCCTTCCAAGCAAAACAGGCCGTGCTAACAATCTGCGGAAGGCGGCTCCGAAGCAAAAAGGAATTGCAGGAGAAATTGCGCGAGAAAGAATTCCGCGCCGAGGCGATTGACGCAGCACTCGCCTTCGCTGCCGAATACGGCTACTTGGACGACCGCAATTTTGCGCAAGCGTTCGTTCGGGACCAGTTGCTGCGCCGCCCTTTGGGCCGGCAGCGGTTGCAGCTGGAGCTTCAGCGGCGCGGGGTTGCCAAGCATGATATTGACGATGCCTTGTCCGCTGTTTTTTCCGACAGCGACCAGGAGTTGCAGCTTGCGATTGCGGCGGCGCGCAAAAAACTCTCCACCTTGCGCGCCACCGATCCACAAAAACGGGAACGCTCCCTTGCCAATTTTCTTGCAACTCGTGGGTTTGGCTGGGAGGTTGTTCGGAAGGTGATGGAGGAATTGAAGTAA
- a CDS encoding 2Fe-2S iron-sulfur cluster binding domain-containing protein: MANADNEQLPLFELPPITPKPGPATVTFLPSKKSISVEARTLLLEAIREARLPVAQSCGGFGICSWCKVRVIEGSQNLSMPSRVEQRLMQRQSFKPEERASCQAEILGDVTVTTTYW, encoded by the coding sequence ATGGCCAACGCCGATAACGAGCAACTTCCGCTGTTTGAGCTTCCGCCAATCACGCCGAAGCCAGGCCCCGCAACCGTCACGTTCCTTCCCTCCAAAAAATCAATTTCCGTGGAGGCGAGGACGCTGCTGTTGGAGGCGATTCGGGAAGCACGGCTTCCGGTGGCGCAATCGTGCGGCGGGTTCGGGATCTGCTCCTGGTGCAAGGTTAGGGTGATTGAAGGCTCCCAAAATCTTTCCATGCCAAGCCGGGTGGAGCAACGGCTGATGCAGCGGCAATCATTCAAACCAGAAGAGCGCGCCAGCTGCCAAGCCGAAATCTTGGGGGACGTGACGGTGACCACCACCTACTGGTGA
- a CDS encoding MerR family transcriptional regulator, which translates to MKDFQIKKLYYSISEVSKMVGLEQYVLRYWESEFEQLRPQKNRAGNRIYTNKEIELVKLIKKLTREHRYTIEGARQILETMDLEAILAPAAEGGTAEFTIPGTEAPATITEPTNSLPDDVRRDLQAIRDSLVEILQVLDSSPAEKATAH; encoded by the coding sequence ATGAAGGACTTCCAGATAAAAAAGCTCTATTACTCCATCAGCGAAGTAAGCAAGATGGTGGGATTGGAGCAGTACGTCCTTCGGTATTGGGAGTCGGAGTTCGAGCAGTTGCGCCCGCAGAAGAACAGGGCCGGAAATCGGATTTACACCAACAAGGAAATCGAGTTGGTGAAGCTCATCAAGAAGCTGACCCGCGAGCATCGCTACACTATCGAAGGTGCGCGGCAGATTCTGGAGACGATGGACCTGGAGGCGATTCTGGCACCAGCAGCAGAAGGAGGGACGGCGGAGTTCACAATCCCCGGCACAGAAGCTCCGGCAACCATAACCGAACCTACCAACTCGCTCCCCGACGACGTTCGCCGGGACCTGCAGGCGATTCGCGATTCGTTGGTGGAAATCCTTCAGGTGCTGGATTCTTCGCCAGCCGAGAAGGCCACAGCTCATTAA
- a CDS encoding M48 family metallopeptidase has translation MKPEPPKPQIGTVMLNGVSVRYTVRRNARARNMRITISPHSGVVVTLPLRLKRYINPEDFLREKQEWVLHHLQHVKPISPAAQLRDGSIIYYRGGPLRLRVHRGIGKNPHIFIEEGQLHLYLPADHDQTIRETLRQWLRADAADALTNDVRREAERMGLRYGRVTIRDQKTKWGSCSKKGNLSFNWRLILFPEQVRRYIVIHELCHLRQFDHSPKFWALVERFDPNYQASIEWLKEHAAQYERDLR, from the coding sequence GTGAAACCCGAGCCTCCAAAACCGCAAATCGGGACCGTGATGCTGAACGGCGTTTCGGTGCGCTACACCGTGCGCCGCAATGCTCGCGCTCGGAATATGCGGATCACCATCTCCCCCCACAGTGGCGTGGTGGTAACGCTCCCGTTGCGGCTGAAACGCTACATCAACCCGGAAGATTTTTTGCGGGAAAAGCAGGAATGGGTGCTTCACCACCTCCAACACGTGAAGCCAATCAGCCCGGCGGCGCAGCTTCGGGATGGCTCCATTATCTACTATCGCGGCGGACCGCTGCGATTGCGGGTGCACCGGGGCATCGGGAAAAACCCGCACATCTTCATTGAAGAAGGCCAGCTGCACCTGTACCTCCCTGCCGATCACGATCAAACAATCCGCGAAACCTTGCGCCAGTGGCTGCGCGCCGATGCCGCCGACGCTTTAACCAACGATGTCCGGCGGGAAGCCGAACGGATGGGACTTCGCTACGGACGCGTCACCATCCGCGACCAGAAAACGAAGTGGGGAAGCTGCTCCAAAAAAGGGAACTTATCCTTCAACTGGCGGCTGATACTCTTCCCGGAGCAGGTCCGGCGCTACATTGTTATCCATGAACTTTGCCACCTGCGGCAGTTTGACCACTCGCCAAAATTTTGGGCATTGGTGGAACGGTTCGACCCGAACTATCAGGCCTCCATCGAATGGCTGAAAGAACACGCCGCGCAGTATGAGCGGGACCTGCGGTAA
- a CDS encoding glycerophosphodiester phosphodiesterase gives MSRLSLLWLLAVAVLLGSCSNDFSPVIPQFTAAESLLEGGGAIPKQSYVWMNGIYHVRAGTEQFGDTVVLRWGGENPSIFCGKNSAFFILEARSLGDTIVFEGYWRYAYQNETGRVRLFIAPDEGGRQLSAGLQPTGTVTIRGKSGGTEGELQREIVMERIRPIRALIRNFWILGHRGGGRNSDLHPVSENSREMIQFAERLGCSGVEIDVRLTSDGVPILYHDENLNTRLVRGDYMVGPISNYAFWQLRRFTTLANGEQIPTLAEALETAVTKTSLNFIWLDIKTPDVVPAILPMLDTVRTRATQLGRKIEIVMGLPTEEIYQAYRNLPEATRPPALCELSTQQADAINAAIWAPRWTLGTQDAAVAAMHSNNRRAFVWTLDNPTYILQFLREGSFDGILTNYPTMVAYMYYVKE, from the coding sequence ATGAGCCGTCTTTCCCTGCTGTGGTTGCTGGCCGTTGCGGTGCTGCTTGGTTCGTGCAGCAACGATTTCAGCCCGGTGATTCCGCAGTTCACCGCTGCCGAGTCGTTGTTGGAAGGTGGGGGGGCAATCCCCAAACAGTCGTACGTGTGGATGAACGGCATCTATCACGTGCGGGCCGGCACCGAGCAGTTTGGCGATACCGTGGTGCTTCGCTGGGGGGGCGAAAACCCCTCCATCTTCTGCGGAAAAAACTCTGCCTTTTTTATCCTTGAGGCCCGCAGCCTGGGCGACACGATTGTGTTTGAGGGATACTGGCGATATGCCTACCAGAACGAGACCGGAAGGGTTCGGCTGTTCATTGCCCCTGACGAAGGGGGCCGCCAACTTAGCGCAGGATTGCAGCCAACCGGCACGGTAACGATTCGGGGAAAATCGGGCGGAACCGAAGGGGAATTGCAGCGCGAGATCGTGATGGAGCGGATTCGACCAATCAGGGCGTTGATCAGGAATTTTTGGATACTGGGCCACCGCGGCGGAGGGCGCAACAGCGACCTTCACCCCGTCTCCGAAAACAGCCGCGAGATGATTCAGTTTGCCGAACGATTGGGCTGCAGCGGCGTGGAGATTGACGTGCGGCTTACCAGCGATGGAGTCCCGATTTTATACCACGATGAAAACCTAAACACCCGCTTGGTCCGCGGCGATTACATGGTTGGTCCAATCAGCAACTACGCCTTCTGGCAGCTGCGGCGGTTCACCACGCTGGCCAATGGGGAGCAGATACCAACCCTTGCCGAAGCGTTGGAAACCGCCGTGACAAAAACCTCCTTGAACTTTATCTGGCTGGATATTAAAACCCCCGACGTTGTTCCGGCCATTCTTCCGATGCTCGACACCGTCCGCACCCGGGCCACGCAGCTTGGGCGGAAGATTGAGATTGTGATGGGGCTTCCCACCGAGGAGATTTACCAAGCCTACCGCAACCTTCCCGAAGCAACCCGCCCGCCGGCCTTGTGCGAGCTTTCCACCCAGCAGGCCGATGCCATCAACGCTGCGATTTGGGCACCACGCTGGACGCTTGGGACCCAGGATGCAGCGGTGGCAGCGATGCACAGCAACAACCGCCGCGCATTTGTTTGGACGCTGGACAACCCAACCTACATCCTGCAATTCCTGCGCGAAGGGAGCTTCGATGGAATCTTGACGAACTACCCAACAATGGTCGCCTACATGTACTACGTGAAGGAGTAA
- a CDS encoding DUF2071 domain-containing protein, which yields MPQPSIFLTGQWRHLVMLNYLVPPATLLPLVPNGTVLDTWQGRTYASLVGFLFLDTKVMGLPIPFHRNFEEVNLRFYVRRVVNGQVRRGVVFIKEIVPRWAIAAAARIFYNENYVAMPMRHCFTTEGGMGGNAAEANANVEYGWKLNGVWNSMAVQPIGQPQPIADGSEEEFITEHYWGYARQRDGGTVEYQVEHPRWTARRCANPRLICNAQQLYGPEFAPVLADPPLSAFMAEGSEIIVRNGVRIA from the coding sequence ATGCCGCAGCCCTCTATCTTTCTTACTGGCCAGTGGCGGCATCTGGTGATGCTCAATTACTTGGTTCCCCCGGCAACGCTCCTTCCGCTGGTTCCCAACGGGACGGTGCTTGACACGTGGCAGGGGCGCACCTATGCCAGCTTGGTCGGATTCCTTTTTTTGGATACCAAAGTGATGGGGCTGCCAATTCCCTTCCATCGGAATTTTGAGGAGGTGAACTTGCGGTTCTACGTGCGGCGCGTGGTCAACGGCCAGGTGCGGCGTGGAGTGGTGTTCATCAAGGAAATCGTTCCCCGCTGGGCGATTGCTGCTGCCGCACGCATTTTCTACAACGAGAACTACGTGGCAATGCCGATGCGCCATTGCTTCACAACAGAAGGAGGAATGGGAGGGAACGCGGCAGAGGCCAACGCAAACGTTGAGTATGGGTGGAAGCTGAACGGAGTGTGGAACAGCATGGCGGTCCAGCCAATTGGCCAACCGCAGCCAATCGCCGACGGATCGGAGGAGGAGTTCATCACCGAACACTACTGGGGGTATGCCCGGCAACGGGATGGCGGGACGGTGGAGTATCAAGTGGAGCACCCACGCTGGACCGCGCGGCGTTGTGCCAACCCACGGCTGATCTGCAACGCCCAGCAACTCTACGGGCCGGAGTTTGCCCCCGTGCTGGCGGATCCTCCGCTCTCGGCATTCATGGCTGAAGGATCAGAAATCATTGTTAGAAATGGAGTTCGAATCGCATGA
- a CDS encoding OmpA family protein, which produces MLHTRLLLCSLGVALSLAACRSFDDQIKGVIALDEVEYADSSGAKGVYMIGLKPFSQADPATLVVDPWRIITDKFPDSIHLYVRVFDRAGYLITNLAPPYYDGPGDYRAIWSGLTEQIGTDGQPEKIENFTVREFSEKDGLPNELALVLDYSGTMASSIGLLENAAQSFVKLKRPADRITVVKFDDKPQLAAKASTQTDELLGIFGNGLKGFGNYTAMYSAAKLGGEQLAAAPAANPRALILFTDGEDNASNINELDLYAFVKKHNIPIFTVAFGAVNRGVLQELSKYSGGKFYQTDDPKKLPAIFEDIYRSLRNYYLVSYQPINAGGRHIARVGLNPPGAPEPAAGKIEYETSGPRLSPNSITENNAEPIERRIQFAYNSADLLPESNPALDTIAARMKRNPRLEIKIEGHASAEGTPERNQLLSEQRAQAVRQALIERGIAEQRLTSQGYGSTMPIDSNESEEGRKLNRRVAIVVTRR; this is translated from the coding sequence ATGCTTCACACTCGGCTCCTTCTTTGTTCGCTTGGCGTTGCCCTTTCGTTGGCTGCCTGCCGCTCCTTCGATGACCAAATCAAAGGGGTGATTGCCCTTGATGAGGTTGAGTACGCCGATTCCTCCGGCGCGAAAGGGGTGTATATGATCGGCCTGAAGCCGTTCAGCCAAGCGGACCCCGCCACGTTGGTGGTGGACCCCTGGCGGATCATCACCGATAAGTTCCCCGACTCCATCCACCTGTACGTTCGCGTTTTCGACCGCGCTGGCTACCTTATCACCAACCTTGCGCCGCCGTACTACGACGGCCCGGGCGATTACCGTGCAATCTGGAGCGGGCTAACCGAGCAGATTGGAACCGACGGCCAGCCGGAAAAGATTGAGAACTTCACCGTGCGCGAGTTCAGCGAAAAAGATGGCTTGCCGAACGAGCTTGCGTTGGTGCTGGATTACTCCGGCACAATGGCCAGCAGCATCGGGTTGCTGGAGAACGCGGCCCAATCGTTCGTGAAGCTGAAACGCCCCGCCGACCGGATCACCGTGGTGAAGTTCGACGACAAACCGCAGCTTGCCGCAAAAGCCAGCACCCAAACCGATGAGCTTCTGGGCATCTTCGGCAACGGGTTGAAGGGGTTTGGGAACTACACCGCAATGTATTCCGCAGCGAAGTTGGGGGGGGAACAGCTTGCCGCCGCCCCCGCCGCAAACCCCCGCGCACTGATCCTGTTCACCGACGGGGAGGACAACGCCAGCAACATCAATGAGTTGGACCTGTACGCGTTCGTCAAGAAACACAACATCCCAATTTTCACCGTTGCGTTCGGCGCGGTGAACCGTGGCGTGCTGCAGGAGCTAAGCAAGTACAGCGGCGGGAAATTTTACCAAACCGACGACCCCAAAAAGCTGCCAGCAATCTTCGAGGATATATACCGTAGCCTGCGGAATTACTACTTGGTGAGCTATCAGCCAATCAACGCCGGCGGGCGGCATATCGCACGGGTTGGGCTGAATCCCCCGGGCGCGCCGGAGCCGGCCGCAGGGAAGATTGAGTACGAAACCAGCGGGCCGCGGCTATCCCCCAATTCGATCACCGAGAACAACGCCGAACCGATTGAGCGGCGAATCCAATTTGCCTACAACTCGGCGGATCTTCTGCCGGAATCGAATCCGGCGTTGGACACAATCGCGGCGCGGATGAAGCGGAACCCACGGTTAGAGATCAAGATTGAGGGGCACGCATCGGCAGAAGGAACGCCCGAGCGGAATCAGCTCCTTTCCGAGCAACGTGCCCAGGCGGTCCGGCAAGCGTTGATCGAGCGGGGAATCGCCGAGCAGCGGCTGACCTCGCAAGGCTACGGAAGCACAATGCCGATTGACAGCAACGAAAGCGAAGAAGGGCGGAAGCTCAATCGCCGCGTCGCCATCGTCGTCACGCGGCGGTGA
- a CDS encoding aromatic ring-hydroxylating dioxygenase subunit alpha has product MTNQQNFPTLTEQLTEQSLAVLPIERSETIPSDWYTNPAFHQLDRQAVFSQTWQWVGHIGQLQQIGDYFLADVADNPVIVLRDREGMLRGFYNVCRHRGGPLATQDSGNCTMLQCKYHGWTYRLDGSLRGIPKFDRVELFNREEYGLVPVNVAVWEGLIFVSLCQTPPPITEVMEGIAQRIAPNSLPAKRFFRRVDYHVDCNWKIYVDNYLEGYHVPLVHPELMKMLEFNSYITETARWHSLQFSPLRGTGDHPYGANGDSGNAFYYFIYPNFMLNILPGRLQTNVVIPITHQRTLVRFDYFYDDVESPEAIAFINDEIATSHRIQVEDIEICERVQRGVASHAYDRGRFSVECEQGVYHFQSLLKESYRQWKNME; this is encoded by the coding sequence ATGACCAACCAGCAAAACTTCCCCACGCTGACCGAGCAGCTGACCGAGCAATCGCTGGCGGTGCTGCCGATTGAACGCTCGGAAACGATTCCTTCCGATTGGTACACCAACCCGGCATTCCACCAGCTGGACCGCCAGGCCGTTTTCTCGCAAACGTGGCAATGGGTTGGGCACATTGGGCAGCTGCAGCAGATTGGCGATTACTTCCTTGCCGATGTTGCCGATAATCCCGTAATCGTTCTTCGCGACCGCGAAGGAATGCTGCGCGGATTCTACAACGTCTGCCGCCATCGTGGCGGACCGCTGGCCACGCAGGATTCGGGCAACTGCACGATGCTGCAATGCAAGTACCACGGCTGGACCTATCGCTTGGATGGATCGCTGCGCGGGATCCCGAAATTTGACCGCGTGGAGTTGTTCAATCGGGAAGAGTACGGGCTGGTTCCGGTGAACGTGGCGGTGTGGGAAGGGCTGATCTTTGTGAGCTTGTGCCAAACTCCACCCCCAATCACCGAGGTGATGGAGGGGATTGCCCAGCGCATCGCGCCGAACTCACTTCCGGCAAAGCGGTTTTTCCGCAGGGTGGATTACCACGTTGATTGCAACTGGAAAATCTACGTTGATAATTATCTGGAGGGCTATCACGTCCCGCTGGTTCACCCGGAGCTGATGAAGATGTTGGAGTTCAACAGCTACATCACCGAAACCGCGCGCTGGCACTCGTTGCAATTCAGCCCCTTGCGTGGCACGGGCGATCATCCGTACGGAGCCAACGGCGATTCGGGCAATGCATTCTACTATTTCATCTACCCCAATTTCATGCTGAATATTTTGCCCGGGCGGCTGCAAACCAACGTGGTGATCCCGATAACACACCAGCGGACGCTTGTTCGGTTCGACTATTTCTACGACGACGTTGAATCGCCCGAAGCAATCGCCTTCATCAATGATGAAATAGCCACCAGCCACCGCATTCAAGTTGAGGATATTGAGATTTGCGAGCGGGTGCAACGGGGCGTTGCCTCGCACGCTTACGACCGCGGGCGTTTCTCGGTGGAGTGCGAGCAAGGGGTCTATCACTTCCAATCGCTGCTGAAAGAGAGCTACCGCCAGTGGAAAAACATGGAGTGA